The DNA sequence tctcaaattcattgaaatttttacaaaactgcATATATTCAGAAATCAAACAATctctattaatttttgaatagacCTCACATAACTCTATAAATGAATCTTTTGGTAGCATTGTTGGATCATTGTGCACTTCTTGTATTCTACGATATGAGAGCAATGCTATGTCTCTTAATGGTCCAATATTTGTGGTTTCAAACTGGTCACTCAATTCATTTAGAGTCATATCTATTACAGCATTGTAAGTTTCTACCTCAAACTTTTTAGTTGGACAAACAATAGGATCATCTTGCATTAGTTcacctaaataattaataaaatacaattagttgttttattcactaaaaataactaatatataatttaactttgaaaatattttttagttaactacattgtaaaattgaaataaatcataCCTGCTTTAATTGGAACACGCCTAGgtctgatattttttaatggtaaaaaatCTGTGTCACTctcattgataaaattatctgttaattttataatttcctcAAATGAATTATTTGCTCTCAATTTTCTAATcgaattaattgttttagttaCGATACTTGTTGCCAATAAAATATCCATATCATGTGTTTGAAATTGTCTTGTAACTACTtctaatatgtaaaatagcTTTTTGAATGTGAAAgcagttaataaaaatctcCGTGatgtaaaataatctataagaCCACTACAATTGGCACCAACAGTTGCATCAGTAACACCttcaagattttttatttcttccaATGTTTGTAAAACTGCATGATGGAACTTGATAACTACATTCAAAGCTGCTGAATGGGAATTCCAACGTGTTGTACAGACTCGTTTAACAGCATGTTGTTGGGTGTATTTTAAGTctgagtgtttttttttgagctTCTCTAAATGTTGCTGCTCTTTTTTTTGAACACCATAACAAGACATATAAACTTTCCAAATTTCCAAACAATTCTCTTGATTTTGAGTCACAGGATACAGCTTGCTTGACTACCAAGGCTAGTCGGTGGGCATGACACCATACATACAAAGCTTGTGGACATTCTCTTTTTATATGTGCTTGTAAGCCTTTGTAATTTCCTCGCATGTTTGAAGCACCATCATAAGACTGCCCAACAAGGCAATCTTTCCAattaagtttttctttttccaTAATAGCAACAAATAAGCTGTACAAGTCTTTTCCTGTTGTAATAGGTGATTCTTTAATAGCAATGACTCTTTGGTGAATTAACCCAAATTTATCATCAACATATCTAATAACAAATGATACTTGTTCGCGACATGAAGCATCAAAAGTAGAATCAAtagatatactaaatatattggaTTGAACAACTGCTTGTTGAATTTGAGAGGAAATATCATGAGATATTGAATCTATTAACTGATTCTGTCTTTCCCAGGTAACAAAAGAAatttgatctttttttttagttttatactatttaaatggtCAGATAATGGAGCTGAACTTttagctattaaaataaccaaGTCTTTGAAATTACCACCAGGCGAACTTACTGACCAGTTATCTCTATGACCTCGAAAAGCCAGATTGTGTCTTGCtaagtataaaacaatgtctataatttcatttattacttGTCGATTCATTGCGACTTCAATTTTACGCTGGTATTCCAAACTAGGCAAAATTGGAGTTGAAGTTTTTCgaagtttatactttaatgtGGCGTTTATGTGATCATTTGTAAGTTCATGATACTCTATTCCAGAAGACAAGTTTTCCATGAGTCAAATCCATTTTTTGTCCatgatttttctaaatttttgtgCAAATTTGTcccaaataaaaaacaatgcatgcaatatattttgtttttgcttGGAGAATATGACAGCCAATCGCGGAGACATTTTGTTTTGTCAGGAAGAATCCGGTAAtagtatatttctttaaagCTTCTATTTTCTTTTGAACCATTTTTAGGAAAACTCTTTCCTGGAAGATCATTTGACAATGGTTGACAAGGACCTAgttctaatattaaacttcTAATTTCCGgtgttatatgttttaatttgacaAAATGTGCTGGATCATTTCTGAACATGTCTACAGTCTCCATCTCAGTATCCACTTCGATATCGACAGTCTCCATGttagtattgataaaattcatatctatataaatatatatataaaaaaaaactattattaccaacctttattttattaaatttttgtaaatattatatattataaacatttttacctaCCGTTTTTATTTACTGAACTGGGAGTAAGAATCATGTATTTTTGCTTAATTTGCTCATGAACACTAGAACCTGGATCATTTATGAAcgctaaaatacatttattaaaagatactaaaataagtactaaattgttataaataaattggttttattttatacgttgtaATATACATGACTAGATCACGGATTTTTATGCACTAAGAAGTAACGAAATatgccatattataatatgcagtaaaatttattcacaaataattatttaggtacttaaatacttaatgaaacaaaaatgtcttaaacattttttgaacttaatgtatttttataaatgttatctttatttcaattattataatgccaaCAAAATTCTGTTTAATATTCCTacttgacaaaatattattttataaattttttttttaaattttctgttaattatgcaataa is a window from the Aphis gossypii isolate Hap1 unplaced genomic scaffold, ASM2018417v2 Contig00511, whole genome shotgun sequence genome containing:
- the LOC126554467 gene encoding uncharacterized protein LOC126554467; its protein translation is MSCYGVQKKEQQHLEKLKKKHSDLKYTQQHAVKRVCTTRWNSHSAALNVVIKFHHAVLQTLEEIKNLEGVTDATVGANCSGLIDYFTSRRFLLTAFTFKKLFYILEVVTRQFQTHDMDILLATSIVTKTINSIRKLRANNSFEEIIKLTDNFINESDTDFLPLKNIRPRRVPIKAGELMQDDPIVCPTKKFEVETYNAVIDMTLNELSDQFETTNIGPLRDIALLSYRRIQEVHNDPTMLPKDSFIELCEVYSKINRDCLISEYMQFCKNFNEFENNLNLPKFLHDVSNNNSSDDEDENDNNDDNISMLELNTYDDLNETWDDQRTIKNIGTLKLSVILPISSCSVERSFSKLKLIKTKLRTSMLHDRLENLMKISCEKDLDPVVDNIILSLAGKSSRLCKALVY